Proteins from one Hydrogenophaga sp. SL48 genomic window:
- the mraY gene encoding phospho-N-acetylmuramoyl-pentapeptide-transferase: MLLSLALWLQSLGPEFGFLRVFQYLTFRAVMAALTALIVGLVAGPYFIRRLAALKIGQPIREYAMQTHISKGGTPTMGGVLILFSIALSTLLWFDMSNRFVWIVLWVTLGFGAIGWADDWRKVVRKDPEGMPSREKYLWQSLIGLVAAFYLVFSVSGTSNLRVIELFFQWVLSGFTVELPPQAGLMVPFFKEVSYPLGVFGFVVMTYLVIVGSSNAVNLTDGLDGLAIMPVVMVGSALGVFAYVTGSAVFSRYLLLPHIPGAGELLIFCAAMAGAGLAFLWFNTHPAQVFMGDVGALALGGALGTIAVIVRQEIVLAIMGGIFVVEALSVMLQVTYFKYTKRRYGQGQRLFQMAPLHHHFEKKGWKETQVVVRFWIITMLLCLVGLSTLKLR, from the coding sequence ATGCTGCTTAGCCTGGCCCTGTGGCTGCAAAGCCTCGGACCCGAATTCGGGTTTCTCCGGGTGTTTCAGTACCTGACCTTCCGCGCGGTGATGGCCGCGCTGACGGCGCTCATCGTCGGGCTGGTCGCTGGTCCCTATTTCATCCGCCGGCTGGCCGCGCTCAAGATCGGCCAGCCGATCCGTGAGTACGCGATGCAGACCCACATCAGCAAGGGCGGCACGCCCACCATGGGCGGTGTGCTGATCCTGTTTTCGATCGCGCTGTCCACCCTGCTGTGGTTCGACATGTCCAACCGCTTCGTGTGGATCGTGCTGTGGGTGACGCTGGGTTTTGGCGCCATCGGATGGGCGGACGACTGGCGCAAGGTGGTGCGCAAAGACCCCGAGGGCATGCCCTCGCGCGAGAAGTACCTCTGGCAATCGCTGATCGGGCTGGTCGCCGCGTTCTACCTGGTGTTCAGCGTCTCGGGCACGAGCAACCTGCGCGTGATCGAGCTGTTCTTCCAGTGGGTGCTGTCGGGCTTCACCGTCGAGCTGCCACCGCAGGCGGGCCTGATGGTGCCGTTCTTCAAGGAAGTCAGCTACCCGCTGGGCGTGTTCGGCTTCGTGGTGATGACCTACCTGGTGATCGTCGGGTCGAGCAACGCGGTCAACCTGACGGATGGCCTGGACGGCCTGGCGATCATGCCGGTGGTGATGGTCGGCTCGGCGCTGGGTGTCTTCGCCTACGTCACCGGCAGCGCCGTGTTCTCGCGTTACCTGCTGCTGCCGCACATTCCCGGCGCGGGTGAGCTGCTGATCTTCTGCGCGGCCATGGCCGGTGCGGGCCTGGCCTTCCTGTGGTTCAACACCCACCCCGCCCAGGTCTTCATGGGTGACGTGGGCGCACTCGCGCTGGGCGGCGCGCTGGGCACGATCGCCGTCATCGTGCGCCAGGAAATCGTGCTGGCCATCATGGGCGGCATCTTCGTGGTGGAGGCCCTGTCGGTGATGCTGCAGGTGACCTACTTCAAGTACACCAAGCGCCGCTACGGCCAGGGTCAGCGCCTGTTCCAGATGGCGCCGCTGCACCACCACTTCGAGAAGAAGGGCTGGAAGGAAACGCAGGTCGTGGTCCGCTTCTGGATCATCACCATGCTGCTGTGCCTCGTGGGCCTGTCCACTCTGAAGCTGCGTTGA
- a CDS encoding UDP-N-acetylmuramoyl-tripeptide--D-alanyl-D-alanine ligase, with protein sequence MNGLFPLMARLTGARPVGTPDAEVSRVHTDTRSLQPGDLFVALQGERFDAHAFLPQAKAQGAVAAIAHGGLAEAGLPGVEVPDTRLALGELARLWRGQFSLPLIAVTGSNGKTTVTQMVASILRAAAGAASHATQGNLNNDIGVPLTLLRLRAEHRLAVIELGMNHPGEIAWLAAMTQATVALVNNAQREHQEFMGTVEAVARENGEVIAALRDDGVAVFPSDDAYTFVWRELAASRRTLTFSDSDPAADVHALNAEWLDGAWALRFATPAGDSHCRLHIAGRHNVRNALAAAACALAAGVSLADIVRGLDSFEPVGGRSRALSLPLPGRTVTLIDDTYNANPDSVVAAIRVLAELPAPRVLVLGDMGEVGEQGLDFHLEVLRQAMASGVETVHCTGDWMAQAVATMKDAGENAPRHWIDVNGLVAHVANAVAAGSPPAVRSVLVKGSRFMRMERVVQALQALSPAEPQQEQKDASHAA encoded by the coding sequence AACGGCCTGTTCCCGCTCATGGCACGCCTCACGGGGGCACGCCCGGTCGGCACGCCGGATGCCGAGGTGAGCCGCGTGCACACCGACACCCGCAGCCTGCAGCCCGGCGACCTGTTCGTGGCGCTCCAGGGCGAGCGGTTCGACGCCCACGCGTTTCTGCCGCAGGCGAAGGCCCAGGGCGCCGTGGCCGCCATCGCCCACGGCGGTCTGGCCGAGGCCGGCCTGCCCGGCGTGGAAGTGCCCGACACGCGCCTGGCGCTGGGCGAGCTGGCCCGCCTGTGGCGCGGGCAGTTCAGCCTGCCGCTGATCGCCGTGACCGGCAGCAACGGCAAGACCACGGTGACGCAGATGGTCGCGTCCATCCTGCGTGCGGCGGCGGGCGCCGCATCGCACGCCACGCAGGGCAACCTGAACAACGACATCGGTGTGCCGCTCACGCTGCTGCGCCTGCGCGCGGAGCACCGGCTCGCGGTGATCGAGCTGGGCATGAACCACCCGGGCGAGATCGCCTGGCTCGCCGCCATGACCCAGGCCACCGTGGCGCTGGTGAACAACGCCCAGCGCGAGCACCAGGAGTTCATGGGCACGGTCGAGGCCGTGGCGCGCGAAAACGGCGAGGTCATCGCGGCCTTGCGCGACGACGGTGTGGCCGTGTTCCCCAGCGACGACGCCTACACGTTCGTGTGGCGTGAACTCGCGGCCAGCCGGCGCACCCTGACCTTCAGCGACAGCGATCCCGCGGCCGATGTGCATGCCTTGAACGCCGAGTGGCTGGACGGCGCCTGGGCGCTGCGCTTCGCCACACCCGCGGGCGACAGCCATTGCCGCCTCCACATTGCCGGTCGGCACAACGTGCGCAACGCCCTGGCCGCGGCCGCCTGCGCGCTGGCCGCGGGCGTGTCGCTTGCGGACATCGTTCGTGGTCTGGACAGCTTCGAGCCGGTCGGGGGCCGCTCGCGCGCGCTGTCGCTGCCCTTGCCCGGCCGCACCGTCACCCTGATCGACGACACCTACAACGCCAACCCCGATTCGGTGGTCGCGGCCATCCGCGTGCTGGCCGAGCTGCCGGCGCCCCGCGTGCTGGTGCTGGGCGACATGGGCGAGGTCGGTGAGCAGGGGCTGGACTTCCACCTGGAGGTGCTGCGCCAGGCCATGGCCTCGGGCGTCGAGACGGTGCACTGCACCGGCGACTGGATGGCGCAGGCGGTGGCGACCATGAAGGACGCGGGTGAAAACGCACCGCGGCACTGGATTGACGTGAACGGCCTGGTGGCACATGTGGCCAATGCCGTGGCCGCCGGTTCGCCGCCGGCGGTGCGCAGTGTGCTGGTGAAGGGCTCGCGCTTCATGCGCATGGAGCGTGTGGTGCAGGCCCTTCAGGCCCTGAGCCCCGCCGAACCACAACAAGAACAGAAGGACGCCTCACATGCTGCTTAG